In Pseudomonas rhizosphaerae, one DNA window encodes the following:
- a CDS encoding amidase codes for MSIQRPTQAELAETGRQLGLHLQAPLLEQYADILEAVWQDYDRLDQLQPASVPQRYPRSAGHLPTPAQNPYNAWYVRTDLHGAAGGKLSGKRVALKDNICLAGVPMMNGASTLQGYVPDVDATVATRVLDAGGSILGKAHCEFFCVSGSSHTNATGAVHNPRNPGHSTGGSSSGCAALIVAGEVDLGIGTDQGGSVRIPAAYSGIYGMKPTHGLVPYTGIMPIEMTLDHAGVMSATVADNALLLEVLAGADGLDPRQDRQMPVQAYTQTLGAGVSGLRIGVVREGFGHANSEADVDAAVRRAAGLFAEWGAQVEEVSIPLHALGHAIWTPIAVEGTTQLLRGYNYGSNWKGLYVESLMRAQQDWQQQADAFPHDLKTCLLAGHYAHQRFGGQYYARAQNAARQLRAAYDEQFARYDLLLMPTVPLKAPKLPAADATPATWVTRALEMNANTAPFDVTGHPAMSIPCGLAAGLPVGLMLIARDYHEATLYQAAHHFEQHIDWESLSS; via the coding sequence ATGTCCATTCAACGTCCCACCCAGGCTGAGCTTGCCGAAACCGGCCGCCAGCTGGGTCTGCACCTGCAAGCACCGTTACTCGAGCAATACGCCGACATCCTCGAAGCCGTCTGGCAGGACTATGACCGCCTCGACCAGTTGCAGCCTGCCAGCGTCCCGCAACGCTACCCCAGAAGCGCCGGGCACCTGCCGACGCCTGCGCAGAATCCCTACAACGCCTGGTACGTGCGCACCGATCTGCATGGGGCGGCGGGCGGCAAGCTCAGCGGCAAGCGCGTCGCCCTCAAGGACAACATCTGCCTGGCCGGGGTACCCATGATGAATGGCGCCTCCACCCTGCAAGGGTACGTGCCGGACGTCGACGCCACCGTGGCCACGCGTGTGCTCGACGCTGGCGGCAGCATTCTGGGCAAGGCCCACTGCGAGTTTTTCTGCGTGTCGGGCAGCAGCCATACCAACGCCACTGGCGCGGTGCACAATCCGCGCAATCCGGGTCACTCGACCGGAGGATCGTCTTCAGGCTGCGCCGCGCTGATCGTCGCGGGCGAAGTGGATCTGGGCATCGGCACCGATCAAGGCGGTTCGGTGCGCATTCCGGCGGCCTATTCCGGCATCTACGGGATGAAGCCGACCCACGGGCTGGTGCCCTACACCGGCATCATGCCCATCGAAATGACCCTGGACCACGCCGGCGTGATGAGCGCCACGGTGGCCGACAATGCCCTGCTGCTCGAAGTGCTCGCCGGTGCCGACGGCCTGGATCCGCGCCAGGATCGGCAGATGCCGGTGCAGGCCTACACCCAGACGCTCGGCGCCGGTGTTTCGGGGCTGCGCATCGGTGTGGTCCGCGAGGGCTTCGGCCACGCCAATTCCGAAGCCGATGTCGACGCTGCAGTGCGCCGTGCCGCCGGTCTGTTCGCCGAATGGGGCGCGCAGGTGGAAGAGGTTTCCATCCCCCTGCACGCGCTGGGTCATGCCATCTGGACGCCAATTGCCGTGGAAGGCACCACGCAGCTGCTGCGCGGCTACAATTACGGCTCCAACTGGAAGGGCTTGTACGTGGAGAGCCTGATGCGCGCGCAACAAGACTGGCAACAGCAGGCCGACGCGTTCCCCCATGACCTGAAGACCTGCCTGCTGGCAGGCCACTATGCCCATCAGCGATTCGGCGGCCAGTACTACGCCCGTGCACAGAACGCCGCGCGTCAGCTGCGCGCCGCCTACGACGAGCAGTTCGCCCGCTACGACCTCTTGCTCATGCCGACCGTGCCGCTCAAGGCGCCGAAACTGCCGGCAGCCGATGCCACGCCCGCGACCTGGGTCACCCGCGCCCTGGAAATGAACGCCAACACCGCCCCGTTCGATGTCACCGGCCACCCGGCCATGTCCATCCCCTGCGGGCTGGCTGCCGGGTTGCCGGTGGGCCTGATGCTCATCGCCCGCGACTACCATGAGGCAACCCTTTACCAGGCCGCGCACCACTTCGAACAGCACATCGACTGGGAAAGCCTGAGCTCATGA
- a CDS encoding ABC transporter ATP-binding protein, producing the protein MLEVNGLCSGYGRVPVLRDIALRGATDSCIGVLGRNGMGKTTLLRALIGELPALSGSVQFAGQDLSRADASQRARAGIGYVPQGRQIFPFLTVGENLRMGCVKHFAQAPATIERILAYFPRLQRLLDQPGGALSGGEQQLLALARCLCGNPKLILLDEPTEGIQPSICDEIIETLQRLRREQGLGIILVEQDIDFLTALADRILIIENGQLVDEVDPASTTAEALAERFMGFHS; encoded by the coding sequence ATGCTTGAAGTCAATGGATTGTGTTCCGGCTACGGGCGCGTGCCGGTGCTGCGCGACATCGCTCTGCGCGGCGCCACCGACAGCTGCATCGGCGTGCTCGGGCGTAACGGCATGGGCAAGACCACCCTGCTACGCGCGCTTATCGGCGAGCTGCCGGCGCTGTCGGGCAGCGTGCAGTTCGCAGGCCAGGACCTGAGCCGCGCCGACGCCAGCCAGCGGGCACGGGCCGGCATTGGCTACGTGCCCCAGGGACGGCAGATTTTCCCGTTCCTGACCGTCGGCGAAAACCTGCGCATGGGCTGCGTGAAGCACTTCGCCCAGGCCCCGGCCACCATCGAGCGGATCCTGGCGTATTTCCCGCGTCTGCAACGGCTGCTCGACCAACCCGGTGGTGCTTTGTCGGGCGGCGAACAACAACTGCTGGCCCTGGCGCGCTGCCTGTGCGGCAACCCGAAGCTGATCCTGCTCGACGAACCCACCGAAGGCATCCAGCCCTCCATCTGCGACGAGATCATCGAAACCCTGCAACGCCTGCGTCGCGAACAAGGCCTGGGCATCATTCTGGTGGAACAGGACATCGACTTCCTGACGGCGCTGGCCGATCGCATCCTGATCATCGAGAACGGCCAACTGGTCGATGAAGTCGACCCCGCCAGCACCACCGCCGAAGCGCTTGCCGAGCGCTTCATGGGCTTTCATTCCTGA
- a CDS encoding ABC transporter permease subunit, with the protein MDWAAIFSLQIVGAIATLVLLSIGLAVVFGMMKIINLAHGEFMMLGGYVAVLATHHLHVPIWISILVLAPLTVGLFGMLVERLLIRHLYGRMIDTMLATWGLSLALTGTATMLFGNTTVGISSPLPGITLGAYQTSGYGLFVIAVAVAVLLGMWALLRFTQFGLCARATMQNAKMAAALGANPGRIYSLTFGLGAALAGLGGAVLAPLTGVIPTLGASYIAKAFITVIGGGSAVITGTLSAAGAFGVISQVVTFFSTPVFGEVALLLAAIVLIRVLPQGITGRFFRRAF; encoded by the coding sequence ATGGATTGGGCCGCGATTTTTTCCCTGCAGATCGTCGGCGCCATCGCCACGCTGGTGCTGCTCAGCATCGGTCTGGCGGTGGTGTTCGGCATGATGAAGATCATCAACCTGGCGCATGGCGAGTTCATGATGCTCGGCGGTTACGTCGCCGTCCTGGCAACCCACCACCTGCATGTGCCGATCTGGATCTCGATCCTGGTGCTGGCGCCGCTGACGGTGGGCCTGTTCGGCATGCTGGTCGAGCGCTTGCTGATACGCCACCTGTACGGCCGCATGATCGACACCATGCTGGCCACCTGGGGCTTGAGCCTGGCGTTGACGGGCACGGCGACCATGCTGTTCGGCAACACCACCGTGGGCATCAGCTCACCGTTGCCGGGCATCACCCTGGGTGCCTATCAAACCAGTGGCTACGGGCTGTTCGTCATCGCCGTGGCCGTGGCGGTGTTGCTGGGGATGTGGGCGCTGCTGCGCTTCACCCAGTTCGGCCTGTGCGCCCGGGCGACCATGCAGAACGCCAAGATGGCCGCTGCCCTGGGTGCTAACCCCGGGCGGATCTACAGCTTGACGTTTGGGTTGGGCGCGGCGCTGGCCGGGCTCGGCGGCGCAGTGCTCGCGCCGCTCACCGGGGTCATCCCGACGCTGGGCGCCAGCTACATCGCCAAGGCCTTCATCACCGTGATCGGCGGCGGCAGTGCAGTGATCACCGGCACCTTGAGTGCAGCGGGCGCCTTCGGCGTCATCAGCCAGGTGGTGACCTTCTTCAGCACCCCGGTGTTCGGCGAAGTGGCCCTGCTGCTGGCCGCCATCGTCCTGATTCGCGTGTTGCCCCAGGGCATCACCGGTCGTTTCTTTCGGAGGGCGTTCTGA
- a CDS encoding ATP-binding cassette domain-containing protein — MSVLLQTQGLGVSFGGVHAVKAVDFTLHRGELRCLIGPNGAGKSTFFKLLSGQLKPTHGSCHFQAERISGLPPHRIARLGIGIKTQTPSVFDGLDVLENLRLAAGRNQSAAQARQTAEQTLQRIDLSEHRHRLVGDLAHGQRQWVELGMILASKPTLVLLDEPAAGMTYQEVRKTAALIKEINTHSTVVVVEHDMEFIRLIAGTVTVFNQGAILAQGSFAEVTQDPLVREAYLGKQEIKHA, encoded by the coding sequence ATGAGCGTGCTTCTGCAAACCCAAGGTCTGGGCGTCAGTTTCGGCGGCGTGCACGCCGTAAAAGCGGTGGATTTCACCCTGCACCGCGGTGAACTTCGCTGCCTCATCGGTCCCAACGGTGCGGGTAAAAGTACGTTCTTCAAACTGCTCAGCGGGCAGCTGAAGCCGACCCACGGCAGCTGCCACTTCCAGGCCGAGCGCATCAGCGGCCTGCCGCCGCACCGTATCGCGCGCCTGGGCATCGGCATCAAGACGCAGACACCCAGTGTGTTCGACGGCCTCGATGTACTGGAAAACCTGCGCCTGGCCGCCGGCCGCAACCAGAGCGCCGCGCAGGCCCGGCAAACCGCCGAGCAGACGCTGCAACGCATCGACCTGAGCGAACACCGCCACCGTCTGGTGGGCGACTTGGCCCACGGTCAACGGCAATGGGTCGAGCTGGGCATGATCCTCGCCTCGAAGCCGACCTTGGTGCTGCTGGACGAGCCCGCTGCCGGCATGACCTATCAGGAAGTGCGCAAGACCGCCGCCCTGATCAAGGAGATCAACACGCACAGCACGGTGGTAGTGGTCGAGCACGATATGGAATTCATCCGGCTGATCGCCGGCACGGTCACCGTGTTCAATCAAGGTGCGATTCTGGCCCAGGGCAGCTTTGCCGAGGTGACTCAGGACCCGTTGGTGCGCGAAGCCTATCTGGGCAAACAGGAGATCAAACATGCTTGA
- a CDS encoding ABC transporter permease subunit: MPVAFRDLLPVLGCALAALLVGVLPYWLDLFTLLSLTIYLVMALLALSLAFIWGFGGILCFGQAAFFGLGAYAYAVGVLNIGDSTWPVLLAIAVPALFAAAMGYFMFYGGISDVYLGVITLAVTLILFNVMNSTSGSEYHIGSALLGGFNGIPAIPTLNVPFDPERVLEPETLFQVIGGALILCYLGLRGLLASRFGKVVVAIRENEQRAGLLGYDTRLHKLIVFSLGGGIAGLAGCLYANWGAFVSPGVFGLAQSAQIIIWVIVGGRGTLFGPILACIGLQALMARLGEQQTVDSGLVLGAILLTFVMLLPRGLLPSLGTLAGRVFKRRSASTSAVPQEGAV; this comes from the coding sequence ATGCCTGTCGCATTTCGTGATCTGCTGCCGGTGCTCGGCTGCGCGCTGGCCGCCTTGCTGGTCGGCGTTCTGCCGTATTGGCTGGACCTGTTCACCCTGCTCTCGCTGACCATCTACCTGGTCATGGCCCTGCTGGCGCTGAGCCTGGCGTTCATCTGGGGCTTCGGTGGCATCCTGTGTTTCGGGCAGGCCGCGTTCTTCGGCCTGGGGGCCTATGCCTATGCGGTCGGTGTGCTGAACATCGGCGACAGCACCTGGCCGGTGCTGCTGGCCATTGCCGTGCCCGCGCTATTCGCTGCGGCCATGGGCTACTTCATGTTCTACGGTGGCATCAGCGATGTGTACCTGGGCGTGATCACCCTGGCGGTGACGCTGATTCTCTTCAACGTGATGAACTCCACCTCGGGCAGCGAATACCACATCGGCAGTGCGCTGCTCGGCGGTTTCAACGGCATTCCGGCGATCCCGACGCTCAACGTGCCGTTCGATCCGGAGCGTGTGCTGGAACCCGAAACACTGTTTCAGGTGATCGGCGGCGCCTTGATTCTCTGCTACCTGGGCCTGCGCGGCCTGCTCGCCAGTCGCTTCGGCAAGGTGGTGGTGGCGATCCGTGAAAACGAGCAGCGCGCCGGTTTGCTCGGCTATGACACGCGCCTGCACAAGCTGATCGTCTTCAGCCTGGGCGGCGGCATCGCTGGCCTGGCCGGGTGCCTGTACGCCAACTGGGGCGCGTTCGTCAGCCCGGGTGTGTTTGGCCTGGCGCAGTCGGCACAGATCATCATCTGGGTCATCGTCGGCGGTCGCGGTACCTTGTTCGGGCCGATCCTGGCCTGCATCGGCCTGCAGGCGCTGATGGCGCGCCTGGGCGAACAGCAGACGGTGGACAGCGGCCTGGTATTGGGTGCGATTCTGCTGACCTTCGTCATGCTGCTGCCGCGTGGCTTGCTGCCCAGCCTTGGCACGTTGGCCGGGCGCGTGTTCAAGCGTCGTTCCGCCTCCACCAGCGCCGTGCCACAGGAGGGCGCCGTATGA